TCTCCCACAACTAGCTAAGGATTTAGATGCGAAAGTTTTAATTGTGAATTTGTGGGAAGATTGTAAAAGTGTGGATGCATTACTTGATGCGAAAAAACAATTAGGTGAGAAATTGGCTGGAGTTGTATTGAACGGAGTTGTGCCGCAAGAAGTCGAAAAAGTTAAAAATGAAATAATACCTTCACTTGAAGATCTGAATATTGAAGTATTTGGGGTGATGCCGAAATCACCACTTCTTAGAAGTGTCACCGTCGGTGAGCTTGTAAGAAGACTAGATGCCCAAGTAATTTGTTGTCCTGAAAAAGATCAATTACTTGTTGAAACATTAAGTATTGGTGCAATGGGGGTGAATTCTGCTATGGAATTTTTCAGAAGAAGAAGGAATATGGCTGTAGTTACTGGAGCTGATAGAACTGATATCCAACTCGCTGCTTTGGAGGCTTCGACTCAATGCCTAATTTTAACTGGTTTAGGGGACCCTTTGTCACAATTGATTCATAGAGCGGAGGAATTGGAGGTGCCAATTTTAAAGGTGGAATTAGATACTCTTTCTACCGTAGAAATTATTGAACAAGCTTTTGGACATGTCAGAATACATGAATCAATTAAAGCTTCTTATGCTATTCAATTAGTTCAAGAGCATGTAAATCTAGAAAGAATTCTGGAAAAGATAGATTTTCCCTGCAATTTTTTAGATAAATGCTAATTTCAAATATAGGAACTTTATTATTTTGAGTCGCTCTTTAGATCTACCCGCCACTGAAGGCGTTGATGCCTTAGCTCAAGAACTTGCAAAACTCCAAGATAATGGGAAAAGGAGAATTGCTTTTTTGGGGAGTAGACACGTACCGGTTGTCGATATCCATTTAATTGAGTTGATAGCAAGGTCTTTAGCAGAGGAAGGACATAATATCCTTACTTCTGGATCTCAAGGTGTAAATGCAGCTGTCATTCGAGCGGTATTAGATATTAATCCATCATTATTAACTGTTTTATTACCACAAAGTCTTGATAGACAAATACCCGAAATAAAGGATCAACTAGAGAGAGTTATACATTTGGTTGAAAAAAGTGAAAATGATGAATTACCTTTACCACTTGCAAGTAGTCTTTGTAATCAAGAAATTATTACTAGGTGCGATCAATTAATATGCTTTGCCTTTCACGATAGTGAAACTTTGCTCAATAGTTGTAGATGCGCGGAAGAAATGGGAAAAGTGGTTAGTTTGTTATTTTTCGATTAAATTAATTCATTTGCCCTTACTAAAAGATAATTTATGCTAATAATATTTAGCGTTTAATAATTAACTATGGCAGAAAGTTTTTCATTTGATGTAGTTTCTGATTTTGATAGACAGGAATTAGTCAACACTTTGGATCAAGTAAAAAGAGAAATTTCTCAGCGTTATGATCTGAAGGGCACAGATACCTCAGTTGAATTAGATAAAGAAAATATTTTTATAATCACCAATAGCGAACTAACCTTAAATGCTGTAAATGACATAATTAGACAAAAGGCAATAAAAAGAAACTTATCTCTAAAAATATTTGACTACGGTGAAATTGAAATGGTTAGTGGTAATAGAATTAAACAGACAATTTTATTAAAACAAGGAATTAAACAAGAAATCGCAAAAAAAATAAGTAAAAATATCAGAGATCAAATAAAAAAAATTAATGTCAGCATCAATGGAGAAACACTCAGAGTAGCTAGTAAGAGCAAAAATGATCTTCAATTAGCAATTAAGCTTGTTAGTGAGTTGGAAGAGTCTTTGAACATTCCTCTAAAAGCTAATAACTTTAGATAAAATCTTTAGTAAGATTATTTTCAAATATGGCAGATCATTCAGAATCTCTCATTAAATCACTGATTAAGAAAGTAAAAGAATATCCTCGTTTTTCAAAAGAAGAAATAGAGAAATTTTGTTGGATGGCGGTTCATGAGCATAAGCATGGTGTTTTACCCTCTGAATATGACATCAGGGAAATAGATGAGGACCTTTATTTAAAACTTTTGCGAGAATTTAAATAAAATATCTGCTGAAAAATATCTATATTAAATTTGACAATTATTAAAAAAATATTTTAATTAAATGTCTTATTAATGCACTAATTAATCTATTTAAATATGATTAATTATAAAGATAAAATTTAATGTCAACATCCTTTAAAAATGTAACACCAACAGGTCCTGGTGGGACAGCAACATTATTGATTGTATTGTCTTTTACTGGCTTTCTTTTGCTAACACAATCTCTATTTGTTGTACCTTCTGGACAAGTCGCGGTCGTCACAACACTAGGCAAAGTAAGTGGCCCGTCAAGGAGAGCTGGTTTAAACTTTAAACTCCCATTTGTTCAGTCTGTATATCCATTTGATATAAAAACTCAAGTTCAACCCGAAAAATTTGAAACTTTAACTAAAGATCTTCAAGTTATTAGGGCTACAGCTACTGTTAAGTATTCAGTAAAACCCAATGAAGCAGGAAGAATTTTCGCAACAATTGCAAGTAGAAATAGCGATGTTTATCAGAAAATTGTTCAGCCATCTTTGTTAAAAGCTCTAAAATCAGTCTTTTCTCAATACGAGCTAGAAACAATTGCTACTGAATTCGCAGTAATCTCTGAGAAGGTAGGCGATACTGTGGCACAAGAACTAAATTCATTCGATTATGTAGATGTTAAAAGTCTAGATTTAACTGGATTAGAGATTGCTGAAGAATATAGAGCTGCGATTGAACAAAAGCAAATAGCTGGTCAGCAATTACTAAGAGCAAAGACAGAGGTTGAAATTGCTGAACAAGAAGCACTTAGATATGAGACATTAAATAGAAGCCTCGACGATCAGGTACTTTTCAAATTATTCCTCGACAAATGGGATGGAAGTACACAAGTAGTCCCTGGCTTGCCAGGCTCAGAAGGAGGTAGTCCACCAGTAATAGTTGGTGGTAGAAGATAATTATTTTGAAAAAATCCTTCTTAAAGTTTTAATCATCTACTTTTTTTCTTTAATGATTACAAGTAATTTATTATCTTTTTATTGCATTGAAAGATTCGTCAAAAGCCTCAATAGTTTTATCAATTTCTTCTTCGCTGTGAGCTAGTGATGTGAAACCAGCTTCAAAAGGACTCGGCGCTAGGTAAATTCCTCTTCGAAGCATTTCTCTATGTAACTTACCAAAAAGTTCGGCATCATTTGTTTTAGCTTCATCAAAGTTCCTCACGGGCCCTTCGCATAAGAAAAATCCAAACATAGCACTTACACTTCCACCATTGATAGCGATACCGTTATTTTCTGCAGACTGAATTATCCCATCAATTAATCTAGAAGTTGTTGAATCAAGTTTATCGTACGTACCATCTTGTTTGAGCAGTTCAAGAGTTTTTATTCCAGCAGTCATTGCGAGAGGATTGCCGCTTAAAGTACCTGCTTGGTATACCGGTCCTGAAGGCGCTACCATTGACATTATTTCTTTCTTGCCTCCGTAGGCTCCAACAGGCAGGCCTCCACCAATTACTTTCCCAAGTGTAGTTAAATCAGGAGTAACCCCAAACTTTTCTTGAGCGCCTCCATAACTTATTCTGAATCCAGTCATTACTTCGTCAAAAACTAATAAGGATCCATTCTCAGTGGTTAATTCTCTTAATCCTTCTAAGAATCCAGGT
The Prochlorococcus marinus XMU1405 genome window above contains:
- a CDS encoding prohibitin family protein, translating into MSTSFKNVTPTGPGGTATLLIVLSFTGFLLLTQSLFVVPSGQVAVVTTLGKVSGPSRRAGLNFKLPFVQSVYPFDIKTQVQPEKFETLTKDLQVIRATATVKYSVKPNEAGRIFATIASRNSDVYQKIVQPSLLKALKSVFSQYELETIATEFAVISEKVGDTVAQELNSFDYVDVKSLDLTGLEIAEEYRAAIEQKQIAGQQLLRAKTEVEIAEQEALRYETLNRSLDDQVLFKLFLDKWDGSTQVVPGLPGSEGGSPPVIVGGRR
- a CDS encoding phosphotransacetylase family protein; translated protein: MSDILLIGSCEPFSGKSAMVLGIAKKLLQKKKKVRIGKPLATCIELTNLPSMSYEGLIDDDVKFIGSTLNIEEENLISSVGLLDNISAEKRIFNKDLLPGKGFDQIEALVSDDFEGLNILEAAGSLHEGMIYGLSLPQLAKDLDAKVLIVNLWEDCKSVDALLDAKKQLGEKLAGVVLNGVVPQEVEKVKNEIIPSLEDLNIEVFGVMPKSPLLRSVTVGELVRRLDAQVICCPEKDQLLVETLSIGAMGVNSAMEFFRRRRNMAVVTGADRTDIQLAALEASTQCLILTGLGDPLSQLIHRAEELEVPILKVELDTLSTVEIIEQAFGHVRIHESIKASYAIQLVQEHVNLERILEKIDFPCNFLDKC
- a CDS encoding DNA recombination-mediator protein A; this encodes MSRSLDLPATEGVDALAQELAKLQDNGKRRIAFLGSRHVPVVDIHLIELIARSLAEEGHNILTSGSQGVNAAVIRAVLDINPSLLTVLLPQSLDRQIPEIKDQLERVIHLVEKSENDELPLPLASSLCNQEIITRCDQLICFAFHDSETLLNSCRCAEEMGKVVSLLFFD
- a CDS encoding YajQ family cyclic di-GMP-binding protein, with amino-acid sequence MAESFSFDVVSDFDRQELVNTLDQVKREISQRYDLKGTDTSVELDKENIFIITNSELTLNAVNDIIRQKAIKRNLSLKIFDYGEIEMVSGNRIKQTILLKQGIKQEIAKKISKNIRDQIKKINVSINGETLRVASKSKNDLQLAIKLVSELEESLNIPLKANNFR